The DNA sequence GCGGCAGGGACGATGGCTGTGCAGAGGCCCAGGAAGGACCAGAGGCTGAATTCCGAGACTGAGAGACCGCCGCGTTGTTGTGCGATTGTGATCAGCAACAGCAGCCATGCGGAGAGTAGCGGTGTTCCCAGCAGAAACAGGAATTCGCGGGTACGAGTTGAGCCGAAGTGCTCTGCCAGAAACATCCCCAGAGCGGCTCCCAGAAAGAGGGCGACCGGATACCAGGCACCGGTGAGGACTCCCGCGATGAGCGTCAACAGCAGGACGATGCATATTCTGCCCAGGCTTGCAGGGATACTCTGGTTGGATTGAGGGGAGTTGTGACTGGTCATGATAGCCTGAAATTAAAGTGCAAAACTTGCTTTCGTTCAGGATAAATGATCTGGAGATGGTACTCAAGGTGTTTTTGGAAGAACCATGGCTGGTACAAAACACACAATAGCGAGCGATGCGGGAATAGACTACCGGGTATGCTCCTGCCAGGCTACACGCTGAGATTGACAATCATCAGCCAGTCATGGGAATCTAATTGACACTGCAAAGCCTTCAGTTATGATTAATTGGGTACATATCTTCACGTGTCAGTCACAGCTCTATCGGTCCGCCAACCCGACCAGTCTGGTCGTCAGCCGAAAGGTCAAATCCGATGCGAGGCATTTCTGGTTTTATACCGCGCCGGCTCATTACGCTCGCAATTCTTGCGGGCGTGTTTCTCTCTCCTGAGCAGACATCTGCCCAGCAGAACAAAAAGGCGGAGCTCAAGGAACACTATGTCTTTGAATTTGTGCGGGTCTTCTACACTAAAGAGGGAACGGGGGCGGTCTCTCCCATCGATGTGAACAAGAATGGTGTCTCAGACCAGGTGGAAAACGTTGCCAAGCAGGTGTGGGCGGCTCATCAACTCTTCTGCGGTGCTCTGGATTTTCCTGATCCATTCAAAAGTGACCGGTTTCAAGGTGTGAACTGTATTCAGGTCAGTATCAGGGATCGCAAGGAGATGGGGGGCCTGAACGGGATTGCTTACTCGAGTGCGCAGCGGGCGCGCAACATTCCCGAGGGAAACCCCAAGGACCGCTGTATTGTGATGGCGATTTCCAGTCAGCTCGATCCCACGAAAAACGTCACACCCACTCATGAAACGTTTCACCTGGTGCAATATGGCGCAACGCAGTTCAAAAACACCTGGTTTCTGGAAGGGATGGCACGCTGGGCCGAACATGGGACCGGGAAGGAGGGCATCGGCGAAATCAAATACTCTCCCAAAGGTCCCTGGCCGCAAATACCGGCGCATCTGGCTCAGCTGGCGAAAATGAAATCTGAGTCCGAGCACGTTTTGTGGAATCCGATTGCAGCCGGTACCGACCGAGACGGTTCTCTCTCTACACAAATGCTGGGGCAAAAACTGGCCAGTCTCACCTATGCCGATGGAACTCCTGTGCTGAGGGATCGATTTCTGCAAGGAGGGAAGGTCATGCGAGACATCATCGTTGAGCTTGGGAAGATGGATGATGTTGCATTCAAAGATCTGAAGCTTGAAAAGTGGACCGAAGAGAACCGCAGGGCTCTGGAAAACAACCCGTATATCTACAAGGCGATCATGGATGCCCTGCGTAATCAGGGAGTTAAGGTGGGCGATTACGAGATTCCAGCAGAGCTGAAACGTTAGCGGGCGGATGCTGTCGAAGTCCTCATCCCTCGTACAGGAGGTGAGTAGAACCGTTTTTCCTGTGATGCAGGCAACTCTGACATTTTCCTGCTCGCTGCGCTCGGCCCGAATTGCATTCGGGCCCACCTGTTCTAATTTCTCAGTTGGAACTGCGGGAATCTGTTTACTGCTTCAGTACCGTATCGAAGAGTTGATAGGCTTTCTGTCGTTGTTCTTCCGGGAAGTTGTGATCGCAGTCCGGGTGGTCGATGACGAGTTTGCCTTTGGCGTCCAGCAGTTCATAGATGGGCCGGGCGGCGCTCGCGCATTTGTCGACGCTTTTCCAGCGGAAGTTGGAATCGTGCAGGGGCGCGTTGACGTAGACCGGGCGGGGGGCCATGACGCCGAGCAGTTCGGTGAAATCGAAGGGGATTTCGTCGAGTCTACCGCGGTAGTCTGACATGCGGGGCATGTAGCGGATCTGGCACCAGCCTTTGCCGAAATACCAGACGCGTTCGGCGGCGTCATAATAGTCGCGATAGGAATCGAAGCCGCAGCTGCTGACGATGGCGGTGACGCGGGGATCGAAGACGGCGGTGTAGATCGCATTGTGACCGCCCAGGGAGTGTCCGATGGCGCCGACGCCCTGGCTCATATCGACTGTATCCAGGGATGCCAGCAGGTCGATGGCGCGGGAGTTGTCCCAGATGGCTTTCATCGTGCCGCTGACGAAACCGAGTTTACCCAGGTTGGGCCAGTAATTCGCGAGATGCGGATAGGCCGGTGCGATGGTGACATAGCCGCGTTCCGCGAGTTCGGCGGCGTAATTACGACCGGCGCGGCCTCCCAGTCCGAGAGCGACCTTATGGCCGACTTTGTTGTCGGTGGGATGCAGGCAGAGAACCGCGGGGACCTTATGATCCTTGCTCGCGGTGTGAGGAATACAGAGATAGGCGGGCGTACGGGAATCGGGGCCGGACTGGTAGGTAATCAGCTTGCGCGTGTAGTTGTCGAGCTTGACCTCTTCGAGGACTTCGATGTCGAGCGGAACCCGTTGATCGTCACCCGGGAAGGGGCCCATGACCGTTTCCATGCCGCGAATGATTTCCTGCCTGCGTTGTTTCCAGTCATCCGGTGTGGTGACCTTCTGAACTTTGCCAGATCCGTCACGGTACAGGAGCAGGTCATCGGGATTGAGTCGCGGTGTTTGTGCGTGGACAGTAACCGAACAGAGGACGGGGAGCAGCAGGACGGTGAGGAATGTTTTCTTGAGGGCAGAGAGCATGGATGACTCCTTGGCAGGGCAGGCGATCTTAAGTGGCAGGAGAGACGCTGTTGTTATTTAACAAAAGTAACGTCTGGGGGCAGGTGAATCAAGCGGATTGAACGTGAGCACAGCGTCGTTTGTTGTCTGGTCAGGTCCATTCTCAAGTTTCCAATCACAATTGGCAGTGCGAAAGACGAGGGAAACTCTCTGGGCAGTGTGCGTTCAAACGGGTAAACTTGGATTTCTGATGAAATCCTTCAAACCTGTTTCCACTTTTCATTAATTCGCAATTCGAGACAAGCCCCATGCTGAAGCACATCATCGAGAAACGACTGCCTTTGTTTGTTGAATTCTTCAGTTCGTTTATGCGCTACGCCTCCTATGTCCGCGAGGTCATCGTGGCCCTGCTGTTGATTCTGCTGCTGGGGGCTTTCCTGATCTGGCGGTTTGAGAACCTGAGCTTCGGCGACGCCGTCTATTTCTCGATGATTACCGGTCTGACCATCGGCTATGGTGATATTACGCCTGAGACGCCGATGGGGAAAATCATCAGCGTGGGGATTGGCCTGGTAGGGATGATTGTCGTCGGATTAGTTATTGCGATCGCGACGCGGTCCCTGCATGAGACTGCGAAACGTCACATTGATCTGGAACACGAAGCGTCAGGTTCAGAACATCACAAAACTACTTGAGATAGTCTTTGAGTTTGAAGTGCACGAAGGGCCGCTGGTAGGCTTCTTCCTGTTTTTCGGCATACGAGACCCAGAACTCCAGCGCGGTAGCGTCGTAGACGACATCCAGGATATTGCCCCCTTTGATGGGAATCTGACAGGCAATGTCCCGCAATTCCTCCGCACCGATTTTGCCATAGACTTTCTGTAACGGTTGAAACGCGCCGCGTCCTTCATCCTGGTAGACCAGGTTTTTCATGACCGCCGGCGCGAGTTCATCGGCTGGATCGTTGTCTCGCCAGATCACCAGATCGGGAGCGTGCGCCAGCATTTTAACGGCCTGACGGGTGGAGCCGTCTCCGACAACATAGTGATATTTCTTGATCCGCTTCGCCTGCTTGAAGAGATCGATGGCCTCATCCAGATTATTGGCGTCGTACATCACCTGGCGAAACAGAGTCGTAAAATGGACACCGTTCATTTCGAAGGGATAGTCCTTGCCGGGGGAATCGCCCATTTCCGACAGCACGATGCCTTTGGCATTGATTCCCGTGTTGGCGCCGAGGAATCCGGCGAAGGTGATATTCACGTGGGGAATACCCTGCTTGGGAATGTAAACCGTGATGCAGGGAAAGTCCTGGGCGCCGAGTTCCATTGTCCAGTCAAGATTGCGTGTCTGGTAAAGGTGGCCGTCTTTCGTCGCTGCGCCCCAGGCGGCGATACCACTGCAGGAATAATCCATGACGACAGGTAACGCGTGCGCCCGTTGCAGCGTTTTCAGAGGAAGGCCAGTCCCCTCAGCGAAGCCACGGAGTTCTTCTTTGAAGCGGACATCGGTATGCGGTGCAATCGCGTTCCAGGCGGCATCAAGGCGGGCATCGGAGGCACGTTCCGGTCCGGCGGCCTGTACCCTCTGCAGCAGTGAATTGATCATCTGCGTGGCTTCTTCCCGGATCAGTTTGCCCTGCTGCAAACCCATTTCATAGGGGGTGCCTGAGACCACGATGATGGGAATGCGATCGGCGCCGGTTCCGATGGAGGTTCGATAGCCTTCTGCCTGCAGATGACCGGCACGAGTAAAGCAGGCGAGAGCCAGCACGATCATAACCAGGAAGCAGCGGCGCATGATATCGTTCCCCGAGTAAGAAGTGTCAATGCATTAGGGGTCAGGCGAAGTAGAAGCACTTCGTCCCGTTTATTGTAATCGCTAACGGCAGTGATACCAGCTTTCTCTGGCACCGCGGCTCAATAATGTACCGCCCCGGAACGTTCCAGATTCGTCCTAATCTCTCACCTGAAAGAGGATCCGGGGCGGTATCCCGCTACCGCACATTGACTTTCATCTGCTCCTGCCTGTTTCCACAAGAGTTTCGCAAATAGTTACTCACAAAATCGAAGAGGGATTACTCAGCGAGCGGGGGATGCTGTACCGGGGGGACCAGGTTTTTCCGGGAGCGTGATTTTTTGCCTCGAAAGCGACAGAAGCCCCGTTGTGTGTCCACCTGGAAGAATTCCACGAACTGGCGTCCCAGATCGGTCAGAGCCAGTTCTTCAGCCAGCTCAAGGGAGCGTGAGTGGGACATTCCTGAACGACAGATGACTCGAAACAGATTTTTCAGGTCCTGCTGCTCTGCGTTTGAAATCCCCCGCCGGGCCAGGCCGACGGCATTCAGGCCGATGATTTCGCCCTGGTGATCCGTCATCGTGAAGGGGGGGACATCGCGGCTGATCATGGCAACGCCTCCCAGCATGGCGAGTTGTCCGACGCGTACAAACTGATGAATGCCGACATTGCCGGAAATGATTGCCTGGGATCCGATCTGCACGTGACCGCCGAGCAGGGCACCGCTGACGAGTGTGACTTCATCCGCCAGAATGCAGTCGTGGGCCACGTGGGAACAGGTCATCAGGTGGCACTCGTTGCCGATAATTGTCGTCGCCTGTTCGATACTGGCCCGGTGGATGGTGACCGACTCACGGATTACACAGCCCTGGCCAATGCGGCAGTAGCTGATCGCCCCGGTATATTTTCGGTCCTGGGGAACATCGCCGATAACGGCGTGTGCATGTATTTCACATTCGGGGCCGATGTCGGTATTTCCCATGACGACAACGGACGGTCCCAGGTGACAGTGAGCGCCGATGCGCACCGGGCCCTCAATGACGACGTGGGGGCCGATGTCACACGTAGGGTGAACGACGGCATCGGGATGGATGTAAGCAGTAGGATGGACGCGCATTGAAATCCTCATTACAGGCTGACAGCGCACCACACCGGGCTGTCAGGGAAAACGGTACTGAGCTGAAAACGAAATGCGGTTCATTGCTTAACAATGAAAATGCGCAATTCCGCTCTGGCTCAGTTTTCCAAATGAGAAATTCAGAAAGGGGAGGCAGGAGGAAC is a window from the Gimesia benthica genome containing:
- the lpxA gene encoding acyl-ACP--UDP-N-acetylglucosamine O-acyltransferase; translation: MRVHPTAYIHPDAVVHPTCDIGPHVVIEGPVRIGAHCHLGPSVVVMGNTDIGPECEIHAHAVIGDVPQDRKYTGAISYCRIGQGCVIRESVTIHRASIEQATTIIGNECHLMTCSHVAHDCILADEVTLVSGALLGGHVQIGSQAIISGNVGIHQFVRVGQLAMLGGVAMISRDVPPFTMTDHQGEIIGLNAVGLARRGISNAEQQDLKNLFRVICRSGMSHSRSLELAEELALTDLGRQFVEFFQVDTQRGFCRFRGKKSRSRKNLVPPVQHPPLAE
- a CDS encoding alpha/beta hydrolase, which produces MLSALKKTFLTVLLLPVLCSVTVHAQTPRLNPDDLLLYRDGSGKVQKVTTPDDWKQRRQEIIRGMETVMGPFPGDDQRVPLDIEVLEEVKLDNYTRKLITYQSGPDSRTPAYLCIPHTASKDHKVPAVLCLHPTDNKVGHKVALGLGGRAGRNYAAELAERGYVTIAPAYPHLANYWPNLGKLGFVSGTMKAIWDNSRAIDLLASLDTVDMSQGVGAIGHSLGGHNAIYTAVFDPRVTAIVSSCGFDSYRDYYDAAERVWYFGKGWCQIRYMPRMSDYRGRLDEIPFDFTELLGVMAPRPVYVNAPLHDSNFRWKSVDKCASAARPIYELLDAKGKLVIDHPDCDHNFPEEQRQKAYQLFDTVLKQ
- a CDS encoding potassium channel family protein, encoding MLKHIIEKRLPLFVEFFSSFMRYASYVREVIVALLLILLLGAFLIWRFENLSFGDAVYFSMITGLTIGYGDITPETPMGKIISVGIGLVGMIVVGLVIAIATRSLHETAKRHIDLEHEASGSEHHKTT
- a CDS encoding C45 family autoproteolytic acyltransferase/hydolase, with the protein product MRRCFLVMIVLALACFTRAGHLQAEGYRTSIGTGADRIPIIVVSGTPYEMGLQQGKLIREEATQMINSLLQRVQAAGPERASDARLDAAWNAIAPHTDVRFKEELRGFAEGTGLPLKTLQRAHALPVVMDYSCSGIAAWGAATKDGHLYQTRNLDWTMELGAQDFPCITVYIPKQGIPHVNITFAGFLGANTGINAKGIVLSEMGDSPGKDYPFEMNGVHFTTLFRQVMYDANNLDEAIDLFKQAKRIKKYHYVVGDGSTRQAVKMLAHAPDLVIWRDNDPADELAPAVMKNLVYQDEGRGAFQPLQKVYGKIGAEELRDIACQIPIKGGNILDVVYDATALEFWVSYAEKQEEAYQRPFVHFKLKDYLK